A window of Sutcliffiella cohnii contains these coding sequences:
- a CDS encoding cytochrome ubiquinol oxidase subunit I, with product MESVEFSRYLSMLTLSVHVVFATVGVGVPLFIMVAHWLGLKRNDDHYLLMAKRWAHGYVISVAVGVVTGTAIALQLALLWPRFMEFAGQLVALPLFMETFAFFFEAIFLGIYLYTWDRFKNPKHHFYLLAPVLIGGAMSALFITSVNAFMNTPQGFAVLNGELTNISPLLAMFNPAMPTKVAHVLTSAYMTAGFILASIAAFHLVKGNRHEYHRKGLALTMKVAFVFTIATALVGDLSGKFLAEYQPEKLAAAEWHFETEGEAPLVLFGVLTETNEVKYAIKIPYALSFLVHSNFTGEVTGLNDIPEEYHPPYIIHYFFDIMVSIGIGLMLLSLVYVIGLKFNWSIIRSKVFRWGLVASGPLAMVAIEAGWWFTELGRQPWIMRGYMTTAEGATTSPYVWAMFIAFAVLYFILMVGTIVVLTRMFRKNPVENEIEKIREKGSVAV from the coding sequence ATGGAATCAGTAGAGTTTAGTAGGTACTTGTCTATGTTAACACTATCCGTTCACGTTGTATTTGCGACGGTCGGGGTTGGGGTACCGCTTTTTATTATGGTTGCGCATTGGCTTGGATTAAAGCGGAATGACGATCATTATTTATTAATGGCAAAGCGTTGGGCTCACGGATATGTCATTAGTGTAGCAGTTGGTGTTGTAACAGGAACAGCAATTGCCCTCCAACTAGCATTATTATGGCCACGGTTTATGGAATTCGCTGGTCAGCTAGTGGCACTTCCATTATTTATGGAGACGTTCGCGTTTTTCTTTGAAGCTATTTTTCTAGGAATATATTTATATACGTGGGATCGTTTCAAAAACCCGAAGCATCACTTCTACCTTTTAGCACCTGTGCTGATTGGTGGTGCGATGTCGGCGCTATTTATTACGTCCGTAAATGCGTTCATGAATACGCCACAAGGTTTTGCTGTATTAAATGGTGAATTAACAAACATCTCTCCTCTGCTCGCGATGTTTAACCCAGCGATGCCGACGAAAGTAGCACACGTGTTAACTTCAGCGTATATGACAGCGGGTTTCATACTTGCATCAATTGCTGCTTTTCACTTAGTGAAAGGAAATCGTCATGAATATCACCGTAAAGGGTTAGCTTTAACGATGAAAGTTGCTTTTGTTTTTACAATAGCAACAGCGTTAGTTGGAGACTTATCTGGTAAATTCCTTGCTGAGTATCAACCAGAAAAGTTAGCTGCTGCGGAATGGCATTTTGAAACAGAAGGGGAAGCACCGCTCGTACTTTTCGGTGTCCTTACGGAAACAAATGAGGTAAAGTATGCTATTAAAATTCCGTACGCATTAAGCTTTTTAGTGCATAGTAATTTTACAGGAGAAGTAACAGGATTAAATGATATTCCAGAAGAATATCATCCACCATATATTATTCATTACTTCTTTGATATTATGGTGTCGATTGGAATAGGACTTATGTTGTTGTCACTCGTTTATGTGATAGGTCTTAAATTTAATTGGTCCATCATTCGTTCTAAAGTTTTCCGCTGGGGCTTAGTTGCGTCAGGTCCGTTGGCGATGGTTGCGATTGAAGCTGGTTGGTGGTTTACCGAGTTAGGACGTCAACCTTGGATAATGAGAGGATATATGACGACAGCTGAAGGTGCGACAACTTCACCATACGTCTGGGCAATGTTTATCGCCTTTGCTGTTTTATATTTTATTTTGATGGTTGGAACGATTGTCGTATTAACTCGGATGTTTAGAAAAAATCCAGTTGAAAATGAAATCGAAAAGATACGTGAGAAAGGGAGTGTTGCCGTATGA